The region TAAATCACATATGATCTTACCCCCACGTCTCGGCAATCCTCTGGATTCGAGGGTGTGCACTCTCGATCGAGTAAATTCCGCAAAATATTTTGTCACGCTTTTGTAGAGACTTTTCGGCTTCAGCGTGCGCCTTAAAATCGATTTTTACTTTTTCATGCAGCATGCGGTAGTTGTTGTCTCGTTTGCTACAGGCTCGTGCCAGATCATCTCCCATGAAGTTGATTGCAGGTGGGTTTTTGCGCAAAGCCGTCTCATCGTGTGTATACCCAAAGTTACCGTCAGTGTCTCGAGCCCCCCTGTGAGGGTCTTCGCGGTGACCGTTTGACATATCCACATATGCAATCTCTACAGGCCTCGCTCGTTGGACGATTTCAAGGCACTCTTTGCAGAGAGGTTTGGTAGGCTTTTTTTGGTCGTGCCTTTCTGGAATGACAAACTCCTCCTCACTCCCATCCACCTCTTGCCTTTCCTTGTCATTACGTTCACCATGCAATGGTGTTTTGCCTGGTACAACTGGTGTCTTTTCGTTAGCACGTTCGGCCGTGTTTGCATTACCTTCTACGGCATCAGCCGACTTCGCGCTTGTTTCGCTATTTGCTGCCATAGGTTTCCCTTTAGGCAGTTCCTCCGATGCTTGTAAGACGTTTCCTAGCTCTGGATTGACGCGGTCGATAAACCACTTAAAGTCACGGCATCTGGACGTCATGGCTGTGAATCCTGGTTCTTGCCTCGCAGCGGATTGGAAGGTTTCCCATTCCAGATACGTCATATCTGGATTGGCTGTCTTGGTGTAGGCGTTGAAAAACTTTTTTGCAAGCGTTTCGTCCATCCACGCTGCTGCAAAACGAGCCGCCTGTTGAGGAAGCAAGGATGCCGCAGGAGGCGACGCGTCTATGCTTGTAACTTTTGCGTCCTCCAGCATGTCGATTCCATCAGCGCACAACCAGAGGTTCATTGCTAGATCCAGATTCGCAGGCCAGGCTTCTTGAAGCGATTCATCGTGAATTGGTAGGTTCAAATACGTATCGAGTCGCAAAGCAATAGCTGCCCCGTTTAATGCCGGTGTTGGATAAGAGTCGCCGTTGTTCTGATTCATGTCTTCCGCACTGGACTCGGAAATGACCGCCGCCAACGTTTCATCAAAAGACGTTCGCTTACCGGGTCCCTCAAGGTTAAAAGAGACTGCGTTGGCCAACTTCATTGCCACGGTAGAATCTTCCTTACCCAAAAGAGGCGGAGGAACAATGAGAGCTTGTGTGACGGGTAACAACCATCGCCGTGATTCCAGCTGAGTACCGCCCTCCATCAACAAGAGCAACAAATCTTCTTGCGGAGATTTTAAGGCCGCTTGTTCGTGCTTCTCGGATAACAAACGAATAAATTCGACACCATCCGCACGCGACGCCGTTACACCCCTTTGCCTGGCGTTGAAAATAACGTGTACCTTGCGGCCATgcgcttcctcttccttggGCTGTGTCGCACCGGCATTGTGCAAGTCGGGTGTTTGGCCATGCCAGTGAGGAATAGTGCCACCGTCAATCTTTTGCAAGTCCTGGACCAAGGTCAAGTCTTCCGCCatgccgtcgacgacgacggttaCCACAAAGATACGATCCATgtctgttttggaaaagactgATTCGACGGAAGCGATAAGGTTTTGCCGATCGCGACCGACGACAACTACGGCAACGCGAGGGTGCGTAGGGCCGTACCCCATGATATCGACGCGATCCAGAGCGTTGCGAATCTCCATGCGCAAATTATTCGAAGCAGGCACCGAAGCGTTCCCGGGAATAGATGTTTTTACCCGAGGCGAAGAGGCCGCAAACAAGGCCATAATCATTAATGGCCAAAAACACGCGAAGGCGAGGAACAGCCGTGCTGTCGTCGAGTCGCCTTGTCGAAGACCATGCTCGCCAGCCTTTCGCTTCGAATTCAAAGACATGGTCGGTAATGCTAGGGCACCCGTGGCCATGTTGTCAGATTAAACCAGGAATAG is a window of Phaeodactylum tricornutum CCAP 1055/1 chromosome 28, whole genome shotgun sequence DNA encoding:
- a CDS encoding predicted protein → MATGALALPTMSLNSKRKAGEHGLRQGDSTTARLFLAFACFWPLMIMALFAASSPRVKTSIPGNASVPASNNLRMEIRNALDRVDIMGYGPTHPRVAVVVVGRDRQNLIASVESVFSKTDMDRIFVVTVVVDGMAEDLTLVQDLQKIDGGTIPHWHGQTPDLHNAGATQPKEEEAHGRKVHVIFNARQRGVTASRADGVEFIRLLSEKHEQAALKSPQEDLLLLLMEGGTQLESRRWLLPVTQALIVPPPLLGKEDSTVAMKLANAVSFNLEGPGKRTSFDETLAAVISESSAEDMNQNNGDSYPTPALNGAAIALRLDTYLNLPIHDESLQEAWPANLDLAMNLWLCADGIDMLEDAKVTSIDASPPAASLLPQQAARFAAAWMDETLAKKFFNAYTKTANPDMTYLEWETFQSAARQEPGFTAMTSRCRDFKWFIDRVNPELGNVLQASEELPKGKPMAANSETSAKSADAVEGNANTAERANEKTPVVPGKTPLHGERNDKERQEVDGSEEEFVIPERHDQKKPTKPLCKECLEIVQRARPVEIAYVDMSNGHREDPHRGARDTDGNFGYTHDETALRKNPPAINFMGDDLARACSKRDNNYRMLHEKVKIDFKAHAEAEKSLQKRDKIFCGIYSIESAHPRIQRIAETWGQKCDGFIVASNKTDATLNTVDIPHEGPEDYSNMWQKIRSMLSYIYDNYYEKYDWFHMGGDDLYILVENLRLYLESEEIKTAANGGIYLPDGTETTQVPLFLGRRFAYMGDMNDIFNSGGSGYTMNKAALKTLVVDGFPNLFSHAHTFSEDTMVARTFRHYNIFPYETKDENGGERYMPFMPGHHYGYRFPTDKSTDWYAKYSINIKEGLDHCAAHSVAFHYVKDEAMYRLHALLYGLCPAEPALES